A DNA window from Rhipicephalus sanguineus isolate Rsan-2018 chromosome 8, BIME_Rsan_1.4, whole genome shotgun sequence contains the following coding sequences:
- the LOC119402360 gene encoding zinc finger protein OZF-like: MGKAKRRTSQQASSPVQESPRKMCVTRRQASAPSTAGKRNPVVTRAKRQPCQPAPSSSVQGSPGRNGVNRRQGSAAMKADKRFPDEVNVSQPDTEGKLTATRSLQCGLCEKVFKRKSQLRAHLYVHVREKRHACDVCGKTFSQKKNLVIHSRSHTGERPFECSSCPATFTRSSILKSHMLTHTGERPHECSDCGQRFALKATLAYHALTHLGKKTVACHVCGRKFFRSDALRRHARTHTGEKPYLCHLCPAAFSQTSTLKAHVLTHTGERPHRCDVCGRRFTKRCALSQHKNIHSGLKKFICQFCSRKFCSKQVLTDHTRTHTGEKPYLCRLCPAAFAQTSTLKQHVLTHSGERTHGCDVCGKKFARRGSLSRHKRIHSAK; encoded by the exons ATGGGCAAAGCCAAAAGACGGACGTCTCAACAGGCCTCGAGCCCTGTCCAAGAATCTCCAAGGAAAATGTGCGTGACTAGGAGGCAAGCTTCCGCGCCATCGACAGCAGGCAAAAG GAATCCAGTTGTCACCAGAGCCAAAAGACAGCCGTGCCAACCAGCTCCATCCAGCTCGGTCCAAGGTTCTCCTGGAAGAAACGGCGTGAATAGGAGGCAAGGCTCCGCCGCAATGAAAGCAGACAAAAG GTTCCCTGACGAGGTCAATGTCTCGCAACCAGACACAGAGGGCAAGCTTACGGCTACGAGGTCCTTGCAGTGCGGCTTGTGCGAGAAAGTTTTCAAACGCAAGTCGCAGTTGCGAGCACACTTGTATGTTCACGTACGCGAAAAACGGCACGCATGTGACGTGTGCGGCAAGACATTCTCGCAGAAGAAGAACCTGGTGATCCACAGTCGCTCGCACACGGGCGAGAGACCCTTCGAGTGTTCGTCCTGCCCGGCCACGTTCACCAGAAGCAGCATTTTGAAAAGCCACATGTTGACTCACACCGGCGAACGACCGCATGAGTGCAGCGACTGCGGACAGAGATTCGCCTTGAAGGCAACCCTCGCGTACCACGCGCTGACTCATTTGGGGAAGAAGACGGTCGCCTGCCACGTGTGCGGCCGAAAATTTTTCCGCAGCGACGCACTCCGGAGGCACGCCCGCACGCACACTG GCGAGAAGCCTTACCTCTGCCACCTGTGTCCCGCTGCATTCTCGCAGACGAGTACTCTGAAGGCGCACGTTCTGACCCACACCGGTGAACGACCTCATAGGTGCGATGTATGCGGTAGGAGATTCACAAAAAGATGCGCCCTCTCGCAGCACAAGAATATTCACTCAGGTCTAAAGAAGTTTATCTGTCAATTCTGTAGCCGCAAATTCTGCTCTAAACAAGTACTAACAGACCACACCCGTACGCATACAGGCGAGAAGCCGTATCTATGCCGCCTCTGTCCTGCTGCATTTGCGCAGACTAGTACGCTAAAACAGCATGTTCTAACCCACAGCGGCGAGCGAACCCATGGGTGCGATGTATGTGGCAAGAAATTTGCCCGAAGAGGGAGCCTTTCGCGTCATAAGCGCATCCACTCGGCCAAGTAG